A region from the Engraulis encrasicolus isolate BLACKSEA-1 chromosome 18, IST_EnEncr_1.0, whole genome shotgun sequence genome encodes:
- the LOC134468289 gene encoding uncharacterized protein LOC134468289: protein MSVLTAAEGDGLKPMAAGLVRRYRDAGVQPPLLLYVDRDCCSQHGGGKTADMFPEWDKLVVRLDIWHLMRRIASGVSTESHQLYKPFMQQLSSAIFEWDADDTARLFAAKKQQMVAQGMTTVPDDAAVMRLVSRREMAAHCRRRTRGAEESQRLIDDLIAIYSSEWGRDTMGISLFNDRIHDIWAEQRRHLACIQDPPGVELYTETGRLDKGGSSLPVYRCARGSTSLESFHLHINRFIPGKVLPHVKVCVCVWYVWD, encoded by the exons ATGTCCGTGCTCACGGCCGCCGAGGGCGACGGCCTGAAGCCCATGGCTGCCGGGTTGGTGAGGCGGTACCGAGACGCTGGGGTACAGCCACCGCTGCTTCTGTACGTCGACCGGGACTGTTGTTCGCAGCATGGAGGTGGTAAGACAGCTGACATGTTCCCCGAGTGGGACAAGCTGGTGGTCCGGTTGGACATATGGCACCTGATGCGCCGCATTGCGTCAGGTGTGTCCACCGAGAGCCACCAGCTGTACAAaccctttatgcagcagctgtcCTCTGCCATCTTCGAGTGGGATGCTGACGACACGGCCCGGCTATTTGCAGCCAAGAAGCAGCAGATGGTGGCACAGGGAATGACCACCGTCCCCGACGACGCTGCTGTGATGAGGCTCGTCAGCCGCAGGGAGATGGCCGCCCACTGCCGCAGGCGGACCAGAGGCGCGGAGGAGTCCCAGCGGCTGATCGATGACCTCATCGCCATCTACAGCAGCGAGTGGGGACGTGACACGATGGGCATTTCCCTGTTTAATG ACCGCATCCACGACATATGGGCGGAGCAGAGACGCCACCTCGCCTGTATCCAGGACCCGCCGGGAGTGGAGCTGTACACGGAGACGGGCAGGCTGGACAAGGGGGGATCCAGTCTGCCAGTGTACAGATGTGCCAGAGGCTCCACTTCCCTAGAGTCGTTCCACCTGCACATAAACCGCTTCATTCCAGGTAAAGTCCTCCctcatgtgaaagtgtgtgtgtgtgtgtggtatgtgtgggaCTAA